In a single window of the Micromonospora sp. WMMD1155 genome:
- a CDS encoding SRPBCC family protein, protein MSGVTEHVDVSVPVRTAYDQWTQFEEFPEFMEGVQEVRQLSDTMTHWKVDIAGVKREFDAEITEQLPDERVAWRSTDGTQQAGVVTFHRLDADKTRVTLQLEFEPHGVVEQAGDKLGIVDRRAKGDLERFKTYIERRGQETGAWRGSVDRPQP, encoded by the coding sequence ATGAGTGGCGTTACCGAACATGTCGACGTGTCCGTGCCCGTACGCACCGCGTACGACCAGTGGACGCAGTTCGAGGAGTTCCCCGAGTTCATGGAGGGTGTGCAGGAGGTCCGGCAGCTCTCCGACACGATGACCCACTGGAAGGTGGACATCGCCGGGGTGAAGCGCGAGTTCGACGCCGAGATCACCGAACAGCTTCCGGACGAGCGGGTCGCGTGGCGCTCGACCGACGGCACGCAGCAGGCCGGCGTGGTGACCTTCCACCGGCTCGACGCGGACAAGACCCGGGTGACCCTGCAGCTCGAGTTCGAGCCGCACGGCGTGGTCGAGCAGGCCGGCGACAAGCTCGGCATCGTCGACCGGCGCGCCAAGGGCGACCTGGAGCGCTTCAAGACGTACATCGAGCGGCGCGGTCAGGAGACCGGTGCCTGGCGGGGGTCGGTGGACCGCCCGCAGCCGTGA
- a CDS encoding ChaB family protein, translating into MPGREDLPSTLRRSPEKAQRTWEKTHDSAVETYGEGERSHRTAFAAVKHQFEKVGDHWEPKGRKGPSDQQAAGGGPERRAPTAGGVDANASKDHLMSVARELDVPGRSSMNKPDLVKAIQKANDRATRKARGD; encoded by the coding sequence ATGCCCGGGCGCGAAGACCTGCCCAGCACGCTGCGACGCTCCCCGGAGAAGGCGCAGCGCACCTGGGAGAAGACGCACGACTCGGCGGTCGAGACCTACGGCGAGGGGGAGCGGTCGCACCGGACCGCCTTCGCCGCGGTGAAGCACCAGTTCGAGAAGGTGGGCGACCACTGGGAGCCGAAGGGCCGCAAGGGGCCGAGCGACCAGCAGGCCGCCGGCGGCGGACCGGAGCGGCGCGCACCCACCGCCGGTGGGGTGGACGCCAACGCCAGCAAGGACCACCTGATGTCGGTGGCCCGCGAACTGGACGTCCCCGGCCGCTCCAGCATGAACAAGCCGGACCTGGTCAAGGCGATCCAGAAGGCCAACGACCGGGCCACCCGCAAGGCTCGCGGGGACTGA
- a CDS encoding aldehyde dehydrogenase family protein — translation MYTVAQLVGGVWGAGGDGGELVVCDPADGAPVSTVPVATADEVGKAAQAARNAAAAWAATAPAERAAALHRAADAVAAATEELAEAVTAEMGKPSADARGGVEAGIGTLRQYAELAPLRGGRTLNGGVDALDFLTPQPRGVVAAITPWNDPVAVSCGLLGAALVTGNVVLYKPSERAPATGWLLARALDEALPPGVLSLLTGGPEVGAALAAQEVDVVAHVGSTATGRAIAAAAARTGAKVLLENGGSDPLVVDAGVDPEWAAGQAALGAFANAGQICVAVERIYVHREVAGDFVAALTRHAEALRVGPGRDPGTELGPLVDRRHRDHVHGQVAAAVAAGARVRVGGEVPDGPGAFYPATVVTDCRHDMPLVREETFGPVAPVVVVDSFDEALRCAADSPFGLAATVLTPSMSHAQQAWRELPVGTVKVNAVFGGAPGGAAHPRRASGQGFGYGPELLDEFTATKAVHIEAPGGGRW, via the coding sequence ATGTACACGGTTGCGCAGCTGGTGGGCGGGGTGTGGGGCGCGGGCGGCGACGGCGGTGAACTCGTGGTGTGTGACCCGGCGGACGGAGCGCCGGTCAGCACGGTGCCGGTGGCCACCGCCGACGAGGTCGGCAAGGCGGCCCAGGCGGCACGGAACGCGGCGGCGGCGTGGGCGGCGACCGCGCCGGCCGAACGGGCGGCGGCGCTGCACCGGGCCGCGGACGCGGTGGCGGCGGCCACCGAGGAACTGGCGGAGGCGGTCACGGCGGAGATGGGCAAGCCGTCGGCGGACGCCCGCGGTGGCGTCGAGGCGGGCATCGGCACCCTGCGACAGTACGCGGAGCTGGCCCCGCTGCGGGGAGGGCGGACCCTCAACGGCGGAGTCGACGCGCTGGACTTCCTGACCCCGCAGCCGCGTGGTGTGGTCGCCGCGATCACCCCGTGGAACGACCCGGTGGCGGTCTCCTGCGGGCTGCTCGGCGCCGCCCTGGTGACCGGCAACGTGGTGCTCTACAAACCGAGCGAACGGGCACCGGCGACGGGTTGGCTGCTGGCCCGGGCGCTGGACGAGGCGCTGCCGCCGGGCGTGCTGTCCCTGCTCACCGGGGGTCCGGAGGTCGGTGCGGCGCTGGCCGCGCAGGAGGTCGACGTGGTGGCGCACGTGGGTTCGACGGCGACCGGGCGGGCGATCGCCGCCGCCGCGGCCCGCACCGGTGCGAAGGTGCTCCTGGAGAACGGGGGCAGCGATCCGTTGGTCGTCGACGCGGGCGTCGACCCGGAGTGGGCGGCGGGGCAGGCCGCGCTCGGCGCGTTCGCCAACGCCGGGCAGATCTGCGTGGCGGTGGAGCGGATCTACGTGCATCGGGAGGTGGCCGGGGACTTCGTGGCCGCCCTGACGCGGCACGCCGAGGCGCTACGGGTCGGACCGGGCCGGGACCCCGGCACCGAGCTGGGCCCGTTGGTCGACCGGCGGCACCGCGACCACGTGCACGGGCAGGTGGCGGCGGCGGTGGCGGCCGGCGCGCGGGTGCGGGTCGGCGGCGAGGTGCCGGACGGGCCGGGGGCGTTCTACCCGGCCACGGTGGTCACCGACTGCCGGCACGACATGCCGCTGGTCCGCGAGGAGACGTTCGGACCGGTGGCGCCGGTGGTGGTCGTCGACTCGTTCGACGAGGCCCTGCGCTGCGCCGCGGACTCCCCGTTCGGGCTGGCCGCCACCGTGTTGACCCCGTCGATGAGTCACGCGCAGCAGGCCTGGCGGGAGTTGCCGGTCGGCACCGTCAAGGTCAACGCGGTGTTCGGCGGCGCGCCGGGTGGCGCCGCGCATCCGCGCCGCGCCAGCGGACAGGGCTTCGGGTACGGCCCGGAACTGCTGGACGAGTTCACCGCCACCAAGGCGGTGCACATCGAAGCGCCCGGAGGCGGCCGGTGGTGA
- a CDS encoding DUF2795 domain-containing protein gives MERGNSKHGPRIDEQMSQEVSGLVQGPGTGGSRVDESRVPEPAGEDQPETTTAPAGDLRTGTPQGMSSTDVEQRSRLGRFISMSALPGDRLVLVASARENEAPDDIVAALERLPEGTVYQTVSEVWAALGNKNETTRW, from the coding sequence ATGGAGCGTGGCAACAGCAAGCACGGACCGAGGATCGACGAACAGATGAGCCAGGAGGTCAGCGGCCTCGTGCAGGGGCCGGGGACCGGCGGCTCACGGGTCGACGAGTCGCGGGTGCCGGAACCGGCCGGCGAGGACCAGCCGGAGACGACCACCGCCCCGGCCGGCGACCTGCGCACCGGCACCCCACAGGGGATGAGTTCGACGGACGTCGAGCAGCGCAGCCGGCTCGGCCGGTTCATCTCGATGAGCGCGCTGCCGGGTGACCGCCTGGTGCTCGTCGCCAGCGCCCGCGAGAACGAGGCGCCCGACGACATCGTGGCGGCACTGGAACGGCTACCCGAGGGCACCGTCTACCAGACCGTCTCCGAGGTGTGGGCCGCGCTCGGCAACAAGAACGAGACGACTCGCTGGTGA
- a CDS encoding NAD(P)/FAD-dependent oxidoreductase, whose protein sequence is MTTTAAQSADAVIVGAGHNGLVAANLLADAGWEVVVLEATAAPGGAVRSAEVTAPGYLSDLYSSFYPLGYASPVLTGLDLGRHGLSWRHAPDVLAHLLPDGRAAVINRDPDVTAASLEQFAPGDGKRWLNAYTDWVEVAEPMLDAITSPFPPVRGGLRLLRRLRVAGALRLARRLVVPVRKLGDELFDGPGGPALLAGCALHTDLSPEDAGSGVYGWLLAMLGQQIGWPVPEGGAQQITNALVDRLQERGGVVLYGAHVDRVLTARGRAMGVRTVGGALWRARRAVLADVPAPALYLDLVGAAALPSRLVEDLAHFRWDGSTLKVDWALSAPVPWTNRELVGAGTVHLGADLNGLTRYAGELARGELPRDPFLLVGQMSVAEPRHSPPGTESLWSYTHLPFRRGWRAEDVAGHVQRMEDVLEAAAPGFRQLIVGRHVAGPADLEKDNPSLVGGALGGGTAAAYQQLFLRPIPGLGRADTPVDRLFLASASAHPGGGVHGAPGANAARAALARDRALTGRAYAAAIATAHRAVYPD, encoded by the coding sequence ATGACCACCACCGCCGCGCAGAGCGCGGACGCCGTCATCGTCGGGGCCGGCCACAACGGTCTGGTGGCGGCCAACCTGCTGGCCGACGCCGGCTGGGAGGTGGTCGTGCTGGAGGCCACCGCCGCGCCCGGCGGCGCGGTCCGCTCCGCCGAGGTCACCGCGCCCGGCTACCTGAGCGACCTCTACAGCTCGTTCTACCCCCTGGGGTACGCGTCACCGGTGCTGACCGGTCTCGACCTGGGTCGGCACGGGCTGTCCTGGCGACACGCGCCGGACGTCCTGGCGCACCTGCTGCCGGACGGCCGAGCCGCGGTGATCAACCGGGACCCGGACGTCACCGCGGCCTCGCTGGAGCAGTTCGCCCCCGGTGACGGCAAGCGCTGGCTCAACGCGTACACCGACTGGGTCGAGGTCGCCGAGCCGATGCTGGACGCGATCACCTCGCCCTTCCCGCCGGTGCGGGGCGGGTTGCGTCTGCTGCGTCGGCTGCGGGTCGCCGGTGCGCTGCGACTGGCCCGACGGCTGGTGGTGCCGGTGCGCAAGCTCGGCGACGAACTCTTCGACGGCCCCGGCGGGCCGGCCCTGCTGGCCGGCTGCGCCCTGCACACCGACCTGTCCCCGGAGGACGCCGGCTCCGGGGTGTACGGCTGGTTGCTGGCCATGCTCGGTCAGCAGATCGGTTGGCCGGTGCCCGAGGGCGGCGCACAGCAGATCACCAACGCGCTGGTGGATCGGTTGCAGGAGCGCGGTGGGGTGGTCCTCTACGGCGCTCACGTCGACCGGGTGCTCACCGCACGGGGCCGGGCGATGGGGGTCCGCACCGTCGGCGGCGCGCTGTGGCGGGCCCGCCGGGCCGTCCTCGCCGACGTGCCGGCGCCGGCGCTCTACCTCGACCTGGTCGGCGCGGCGGCCCTGCCGTCCCGGCTGGTGGAGGATCTGGCGCACTTCCGCTGGGACGGTTCGACGCTGAAGGTGGACTGGGCGCTGTCCGCGCCGGTGCCGTGGACCAACCGGGAGTTGGTCGGCGCCGGCACCGTGCATCTGGGCGCGGACCTGAACGGGTTGACCCGGTACGCGGGCGAGCTGGCCCGCGGCGAACTGCCCCGGGACCCGTTCCTGCTGGTCGGGCAGATGTCCGTGGCCGAGCCGAGGCACTCCCCGCCGGGCACCGAGTCGCTCTGGTCGTACACCCATCTGCCGTTCCGTCGGGGCTGGCGGGCCGAGGACGTCGCCGGCCACGTGCAGCGCATGGAGGACGTGTTGGAGGCGGCGGCCCCGGGTTTCCGGCAGCTCATCGTCGGACGGCACGTGGCGGGGCCGGCCGACCTGGAGAAGGACAACCCGAGCCTGGTCGGCGGCGCGCTCGGCGGTGGCACCGCCGCCGCGTACCAACAGTTGTTCCTGCGCCCGATCCCGGGCCTGGGCCGGGCGGACACCCCGGTGGACCGGCTCTTCCTGGCCAGTGCGTCGGCGCATCCCGGCGGTGGGGTGCACGGCGCGCCCGGCGCGAACGCGGCCCGCGCGGCGCTGGCCCGCGACCGTGCCCTGACCGGCCGGGCCTACGCCGCAGCCATCGCGACGGCCCACCGAGCGGTCTACCCCGACTGA
- a CDS encoding YihY/virulence factor BrkB family protein: MTTTDPGTTVDGTPGTPVPRRMRQLSWRTWRGVLVRSVQNFVTDNCSDWAAALTYYGVLALFPSAIVVVALVGLVSDGERTLDTVVDLANQVGAGSVLTTENGGVVGVIKTVVLDQSNPELLLSFGLLGALWSASGFIGAFTRASNAVYGVTEGRPVWKLRPLQIGLAAITLVLLAVVALGLIVSGPVTDAVGDLINAGGLARTVWSVAKWPVLALIMMVLLSLLFWIAPNVRQPRFRWLTPGGAVALVSWAAVSFGFGLYVANFGSYNTTYGSLGAAIAFLVWLYLSNSALMLGVQINAEVQRGRQLQAGDPDPDDPVLPPREPADD; the protein is encoded by the coding sequence ATGACTACCACGGACCCCGGTACGACAGTCGACGGCACCCCGGGCACTCCGGTGCCCCGGCGGATGCGGCAGCTGAGCTGGCGGACCTGGCGAGGCGTGCTGGTCCGCAGCGTGCAGAACTTCGTCACCGACAACTGCTCCGACTGGGCCGCCGCGCTCACCTACTACGGCGTCCTGGCGCTCTTTCCGTCCGCCATCGTGGTGGTGGCGCTCGTCGGTCTGGTCTCCGACGGGGAGCGGACCCTGGACACGGTGGTCGACCTGGCCAACCAGGTGGGCGCCGGGTCGGTGCTGACGACGGAGAACGGCGGCGTGGTCGGGGTGATCAAGACCGTGGTGCTCGACCAGAGCAATCCCGAGCTGCTGCTGAGCTTCGGCCTGCTCGGCGCGCTCTGGTCCGCGTCGGGCTTCATCGGCGCGTTCACCCGGGCCTCCAACGCCGTCTACGGGGTGACCGAGGGCCGCCCGGTGTGGAAGCTCCGACCGCTCCAGATCGGCCTGGCGGCGATCACGTTGGTGCTGCTCGCGGTGGTCGCCCTCGGCCTGATCGTCAGCGGTCCGGTCACCGACGCGGTCGGGGATCTGATCAACGCCGGTGGTCTGGCCCGCACGGTGTGGAGCGTGGCGAAGTGGCCAGTACTCGCCCTGATCATGATGGTGTTGCTGTCCCTGCTGTTCTGGATCGCGCCGAACGTGCGGCAGCCCCGGTTCCGCTGGCTCACCCCGGGCGGCGCGGTGGCCCTGGTCTCCTGGGCCGCGGTCTCCTTCGGCTTCGGCCTCTACGTGGCGAACTTCGGCTCGTACAACACCACCTACGGCAGCCTGGGCGCGGCCATCGCCTTCCTGGTGTGGCTCTACCTCAGCAACTCCGCGCTCATGCTCGGGGTGCAGATCAACGCCGAAGTGCAGCGCGGACGGCAGTTGCAGGCCGGCGACCCGGACCCGGACGACCCGGTGCTGCCGCCCCGCGAGCCCGCCGACGACTGA
- a CDS encoding SDR family oxidoreductase — protein MTQTVVVTGASAGVGRAVAHAYAARGARLALLARGDAGLAAAERECRLRGATDVRAYRVDVADAGAVQQAADDVVHRWGGIDLWINNAMVSVFAPAWEIPAREFRRVTEVTYLGTVHGTLAALRHMRAHGRGTIVQVGSALAYRGIPLQSAYCASKHAVQGFNDSLRAELLHDSPGVKLSMVQLPAVNTPQFSWVRTRLPRHPQPVPPIFTPELAARAIVWAAERGTRELNVGGPTWQARLADILFPGLLDRKLARDGYDSQQTDGEIDPAAWRDNLDHPGDEDTDRGAAGIFSDRARDRSAALWVGTHKPALTGAVLTVAALTLAAAARLRR, from the coding sequence GTGACGCAGACCGTGGTGGTGACCGGAGCGAGCGCCGGTGTCGGTCGGGCCGTCGCCCACGCGTACGCGGCCCGGGGCGCCCGGCTCGCGCTGCTGGCCCGGGGCGACGCGGGCCTCGCCGCCGCCGAGCGGGAGTGCCGGCTGCGCGGCGCGACCGACGTACGCGCCTACCGGGTCGACGTGGCTGACGCGGGAGCGGTGCAGCAGGCCGCCGACGACGTGGTGCACCGGTGGGGCGGCATCGACCTGTGGATCAACAACGCCATGGTGTCGGTGTTCGCGCCCGCCTGGGAGATCCCGGCGCGCGAGTTCCGCCGGGTCACCGAGGTCACCTACCTGGGCACGGTGCACGGCACCCTGGCGGCGCTGCGCCACATGCGGGCGCACGGGCGGGGCACGATCGTGCAGGTGGGCTCCGCGTTGGCCTACCGGGGGATCCCGCTGCAGTCGGCGTACTGCGCGAGCAAGCACGCGGTGCAGGGTTTCAACGACTCGCTGCGCGCCGAACTGCTGCACGACAGCCCGGGGGTGAAGCTGTCGATGGTGCAGTTGCCCGCTGTCAACACCCCGCAGTTCTCCTGGGTCCGCACCCGGCTGCCCCGGCATCCACAGCCGGTGCCGCCGATCTTCACCCCGGAGTTGGCCGCCCGAGCCATCGTCTGGGCCGCCGAGCGCGGCACCCGCGAGCTGAACGTGGGCGGCCCGACGTGGCAGGCACGGCTCGCCGACATCCTGTTCCCCGGGCTGCTCGACCGGAAGCTGGCCCGCGACGGCTACGACAGCCAGCAGACCGACGGGGAGATCGATCCGGCCGCCTGGCGGGACAATCTCGACCATCCCGGTGACGAGGACACCGACCGGGGCGCGGCGGGCATCTTCTCCGACCGGGCCCGCGACCGTTCGGCGGCGCTCTGGGTCGGCACCCACAAGCCGGCGCTGACCGGTGCCGTACTCACGGTCGCGGCACTGACCCTCGCCGCCGCGGCACGACTGCGGCGCTGA
- a CDS encoding HAD-IIIA family hydrolase, translated as MRQDQEEPYQRRSARVYAAADRAGSAGSRHLTARPRGVLYDAVLLDRDGTLIEDVPYNGDPEKVRPVPGARAALDRLRAAGLRLAVVTNQSGLARGYFTGEQMRAVHARVEELLGRFDAWLVCPHDDEDRCDCRKPAPGLVHAAARELGTTASRCVLVGDIGRDVAAALAAGATGVLVPTPVTRPEEVAAAGWTARDLPAAVDEILRRQQAVRPATPPAEPVRTALVVRSDSAGDVLVTGPAIRAVAAGAQRVVLLCGPRGRAAAELLPGVDEIIEHPLPWIDSTPGPVDPEDMRGLITRLRAVGADQAVVFTSFHQSALPLALLLRMAGIGRIAAISDDYPGSLLDVRHRVPVGVPEPERALSLAAAAGHRLPEDDEPVLRLRHDAVAARPSGLGDPGYVVLHPGSAASSRACPPEVATRIAGALTAAGHRVLVTGGRDERDVTARVAAAGGVDLGGRTDLAGLAGIVADAGAVVVGNTGPAHLAAAAGVPVVSLFAPTVPFGQWGPYRVPTVRLGDAAAPCRDTRAASCPVPGHPCLSGVDPDEVVDALRMLAVGGGGGR; from the coding sequence GTGCGACAGGACCAGGAGGAGCCGTATCAGCGCAGGTCAGCCCGGGTGTACGCCGCTGCTGACCGCGCCGGTTCCGCCGGGTCGCGGCACCTGACCGCACGCCCCCGGGGCGTCCTGTACGACGCGGTGCTGCTGGACCGCGACGGCACGCTGATCGAGGACGTCCCGTACAACGGCGACCCGGAGAAGGTGCGACCCGTGCCGGGAGCGCGGGCCGCGCTGGACCGGCTGCGGGCGGCCGGGCTGCGGCTGGCGGTGGTCACGAACCAGTCGGGCCTGGCCCGGGGCTACTTCACCGGGGAGCAGATGCGGGCGGTGCACGCCCGCGTCGAGGAGTTGCTGGGACGGTTCGACGCCTGGCTGGTCTGCCCGCACGACGACGAGGACCGGTGCGACTGCCGCAAGCCGGCACCCGGTCTGGTGCACGCCGCCGCCCGGGAGCTGGGCACCACCGCGTCCCGGTGCGTGCTGGTGGGCGACATCGGCCGGGACGTCGCCGCCGCGCTGGCCGCCGGGGCGACGGGCGTCCTCGTGCCCACTCCGGTGACCCGACCGGAGGAGGTCGCCGCCGCCGGGTGGACGGCCCGTGACCTGCCGGCGGCGGTGGACGAGATCCTGCGCCGTCAACAGGCCGTACGGCCGGCGACCCCGCCCGCCGAGCCGGTACGGACCGCTCTGGTGGTGCGGTCGGACTCGGCGGGGGACGTGCTGGTCACCGGGCCGGCGATCCGCGCGGTCGCGGCCGGGGCGCAGCGGGTGGTGCTGCTGTGCGGGCCGCGGGGGCGCGCCGCCGCCGAACTGCTGCCCGGCGTCGACGAGATCATCGAGCACCCGCTGCCCTGGATCGACAGCACGCCGGGGCCGGTCGACCCGGAGGACATGCGGGGTCTGATCACCCGCCTCCGCGCGGTCGGCGCGGACCAGGCGGTGGTGTTCACCTCGTTCCACCAGTCCGCCCTGCCGCTGGCCCTGCTGCTGCGGATGGCGGGGATCGGCCGGATCGCGGCGATCAGCGACGACTACCCGGGCTCGCTGCTGGACGTCCGGCACCGGGTGCCGGTGGGCGTCCCCGAACCCGAACGCGCCCTCTCCCTCGCCGCCGCCGCCGGCCACCGGCTGCCCGAGGACGACGAACCGGTGCTCCGGCTCCGCCACGACGCCGTGGCGGCGCGTCCGTCCGGTCTCGGCGACCCGGGATACGTGGTACTGCACCCCGGTTCGGCCGCGTCGAGCCGGGCGTGCCCGCCCGAGGTGGCGACCCGGATCGCCGGGGCGCTGACCGCCGCCGGGCACCGGGTGCTGGTCACCGGTGGCCGCGACGAGCGTGACGTCACCGCCCGGGTCGCGGCGGCCGGCGGCGTCGACCTGGGTGGACGAACCGACCTGGCCGGGCTGGCCGGGATCGTGGCGGACGCCGGTGCGGTGGTGGTCGGCAACACCGGGCCGGCGCACCTGGCCGCCGCCGCCGGGGTGCCGGTGGTGAGCCTCTTCGCGCCGACCGTCCCGTTCGGTCAGTGGGGGCCCTACCGGGTGCCCACCGTCCGGCTCGGCGACGCCGCGGCGCCGTGCCGGGACACCCGGGCCGCGAGCTGCCCGGTCCCCGGTCACCCCTGCCTCAGCGGTGTCGACCCGGACGAGGTGGTCGACGCGCTGCGGATGCTAGCCGTCGGTGGTGGTGGCGGCCGATGA
- a CDS encoding polyprenol monophosphomannose synthase, producing the protein MIEPVQLPSPWRDVRLTVVVPTYNEAGNLPTLVERLLALPLPGLRILVADDNSPDGTGDVADKLAIEHPERIEVVHRAGKEGLGRAYVDGMGRALEGGAEYVAQMDADLSHPPEALPGMLGALLSTQASVVIGSRYVPGGELDENWPLYRRALSGWANLYVHTLLRVRIRDLTAGFKIWRADALRDIDLKRVQSNGYSFQVEMHYLATKLGHTILEVPIRFEERQEGASKMTTATKVESALMPFRLRSKHRNITN; encoded by the coding sequence ATGATCGAGCCTGTGCAGCTGCCGTCGCCGTGGCGGGACGTACGCCTGACCGTCGTCGTGCCCACCTACAACGAAGCGGGCAACCTGCCCACACTTGTGGAGCGGCTACTCGCACTGCCGCTGCCCGGCCTGCGCATCCTCGTCGCCGACGACAACTCCCCGGACGGCACCGGTGACGTGGCCGACAAGCTGGCCATCGAGCACCCGGAGCGGATCGAGGTCGTGCACCGTGCCGGCAAGGAGGGCCTCGGCCGGGCGTACGTCGACGGGATGGGGCGGGCGCTCGAGGGCGGCGCCGAGTACGTGGCGCAGATGGACGCCGACCTGTCGCACCCGCCGGAGGCACTGCCGGGCATGCTGGGCGCGCTGCTCTCCACCCAGGCCAGCGTGGTGATCGGTTCCCGTTACGTGCCGGGTGGCGAGCTGGACGAGAACTGGCCGCTGTACCGCCGGGCGCTCAGCGGCTGGGCGAACCTCTACGTGCACACCCTGCTGCGGGTGCGCATCCGCGACCTGACCGCCGGCTTCAAGATCTGGCGAGCCGACGCGCTGCGGGACATCGACCTGAAGCGGGTGCAGTCCAACGGCTACAGCTTCCAGGTGGAGATGCACTACCTCGCCACCAAGCTGGGGCACACCATCCTGGAGGTGCCGATCCGCTTCGAGGAGCGCCAGGAGGGCGCGTCCAAGATGACGACCGCGACCAAGGTGGAGAGCGCCCTGATGCCCTTCCGCCTGCGCAGCAAGCACCGCAACATCACCAACTGA
- a CDS encoding SRPBCC family protein: MIQAPPQQVFDVLADGWTYSDWVVGTAHMRDVDGTWPRVGSRLHHRAGPWPFSLQDASTVLVCEPPHRLVLKAGLWPAGEAIVAFTLEPVGEDATRVRIGEDFAAGPLRWLHTKLNDLVLHLRNRETLDRLADIATRQKG; this comes from the coding sequence GTGATCCAAGCTCCCCCGCAGCAGGTGTTCGACGTGCTGGCCGACGGATGGACGTACAGCGACTGGGTGGTCGGCACCGCACACATGCGCGACGTCGACGGCACCTGGCCCCGGGTGGGCAGCCGACTGCACCACCGGGCCGGGCCGTGGCCGTTCTCGCTGCAGGACGCCTCGACGGTGCTGGTCTGCGAACCGCCGCACCGGCTCGTCCTCAAGGCCGGCCTCTGGCCCGCGGGTGAGGCGATAGTGGCCTTCACGCTGGAACCGGTCGGCGAGGACGCCACCCGGGTGCGCATCGGGGAGGACTTCGCCGCCGGCCCGCTGCGCTGGCTCCACACCAAGCTCAACGACCTGGTGCTGCACCTGCGCAACCGGGAGACGCTGGACCGGCTCGCCGACATCGCCACCCGACAGAAGGGGTGA